The sequence below is a genomic window from Mycobacterium sp. ITM-2016-00316.
GGATCCGCTGCGCCTCATCGGTGAGCACCACCTCGTCACCGAACGGCAGCTTGATACCACCGTCGGTCAGGGTCGCCGGGAAGAAGTTCATGCCGGGCGAGCCGATGAAACCGGCGACGAACAGATTGGTCGGGGTGTTGTAGAGCTCCTCGGGGGTGCCGATCTGCTGCGCCACGCCGGCCAGCATCACCACCACCCGGTCCCCCAGCGTCATCGCCTCGGTCTGATCGTGGGTGACATACACCGTGGTGGTGCCCAACCGGTCCTGCAGGCGCGCGATCTCGGTACGCATCTGCACGCGCAGCTTGGCGTCCAGGTTGGACAGCGGCTCGTCCATCAGGAACGCCTTGGGGTTACGGACGATCGCCCGCCCCATCGCCACGCGCTGACGCTGCCCGCCGGACAGCTGCCCGGGCTTGCGATCCAGCAGCTCGGCCAGATCGAGAATGCTTGCGGTCTCCTCGACCTTGCGCGCGATCTCGTCCTTGCCGAGCTTGGCCAGCGTCAACGGGAACGCGATGTTCTGTCGGACCGTCATGTGCGGGTACAACGCATAGGACTGGAAGACCATCGCGATATCGCGGTCCTTGGGCGCCTTGTCGTTGACCCGCTCGCCGCCGATGCGCAGGTCTCCGGAGCTGATGTCCTCCAGGCCCGCGATCATGTTCAGGGTGGTCGACTTACCGCACCCGGACGGCCCGACCAGGATGATGAATTCGCCGTCGGCGATGGTCAGCGACAGGTCCTTCACCGCCGCCGCACCGCCGGCGTAGCTCTTGGACACGTTCTCCAGCACGATCTCGGCCATGAATTACCCCTTCACCGCGCCGGAGGTCAACCCGGCCACGATCCGTCGCTGAAATATGAGCACAAAGATGATGATCGGCACGGTGATGACCATCGCGCCCGCCGCGATCGAGCCGGTCGGCTCCTCGAACTGCGAGCTGCCGGTGAAGTTCGCGATCGCCACCGGCGCGGTGATCGCCCGCTCGGTCGCCGTCAACGACAGCGCGAGCAGCAGGTCGTTCCACGCGAAGATGAACACCAGGATGCCCGCGGTGACGATGCCGGGCGCCGCCAGCGGTGCGATCACCTTGCGGAAGGCCTGCCCCGGCGTGGCGCCGTCCATCTTGGCGGCCTTCTCCAGATCCCACGGGATCTCCTTGAAGAACGCGGACATGGTGTAGATCGCCAGCGGCAACGCGAAGGTGATGTAAGGAATGATGAGGCCCGGCCAGGTGTCGAACAGTCCGAGCCGGCGCTCGATGTTGAAGATCGGTGTCACCAGGGAGATCTGAGGGAACATCGCGATCAGCAGGGCCACCCCGACCAGAACCTTCTTGCCCGGGAAGGCCAGCCGCGCAATCGCATAGGCGGCCATGCCGCCGATGACGACCGCGATCAACGTGGTGATCAGGCCGATGCCGATCGAGTTGACCAGCGCCGAGGTGAAGATGTTGCCCTCGAAGATGGCCTTGTAGTTGTCGAAGGTGATCTCGGATGGAATGAGCTTGCCGTCCTTGACCGTTGACGTCGGCTTCAACGACAGGGACAGGATCCAGAGCACCGGGAACAAGGCGTACAGCACGACGATGACATTGATGACGGCCCAACCGGTCGCGCGGCGGGCACCCACGTTCTCCGCCATCTAGCGGCCCTCCTCGTCCGCGCCGGGTGCTGACGCACCGAAGATCTTGATGAAGATGAAGGCGATCACCGCGACGCAGAGGAATATCAGCACGCTGATGGCCGAACCCAAGCCGAGGTTGAACGCCTTGAACAGGTTGTCGTAACCGAGGATCGACACCGACCCGGTGTCGTTCGCGCCGCCGGTCAGCACATAGATGTTGTCGAAGATGCGGAACGCGTCCAGGGTGCGGAACAACAGCGCCACCAGGATGGCGGGTTTGATCAGCGGAATGATGATCTTGGTCAACCGCTTCCAGGCGCCGGCCCCGTCCACCTGTGCCGCGTTCAGCAGATCCTGCGGAACCAGCGCCAGACCGGCCAGCAGCAGCAGCGCCATGAACGGCGTGGTCTTCCACACCTCGGCGAGCACCACGATCGCCAGCGACGGAAGCTGTTCGGTCAACGGCGCGCTGCCGGTCGGCAGCAGGTTGGCCAGATATCCGGTGCCGGGTGTCCAGGCGTAGTACCAGCTGTAGGACGCCGCGACGGTCACGATGCCGTAGGGCACCAGGATCGCGGTGCGCACCGTTCCCCTGCCGAAGATGGTGCGGTGCATGACCAGTGCAAGCGCCATACCGAGCACGAACTCGATGGCCACCGACACGATGGTGATGCCCAACGTTACGGCGAACGCCGTCCACCAGTACCGGTCGGTGAGAATCGTCTGATAATTCTCCAGGCCGATGAACTCGACGTCATCGGGTGCGGCGAGGTTGTAGCGCTGCAGGCTGAGCCAGACGGCGTAGAAGATCGGGTAGGCCGTCACCGCCAGCATCAGGAAGACGGCCGGGCTGATCAGCCAGAAGGCCAACCGCCGTTCGGCGCGCGTGTCATCGCTGCCCTGGGTCTGGGTGGTCACGGAATGAGCCCCTTGCCGTCGATGGCCTTCTGTACCTGCTCGGCCAGTTCATCAGCGGTGCGCTCGGGATCGATATCGGTGATCGGCGCCAGCGCGGCGGAGATCCGGGTCGACACCGCCTGGTACACCGGTGTCGCCGGGCGCACCGCGGCATTGGTGAGCTGCTGACGGATGATCTCGTACTGCGGGTATTTCTCCTGGAACGCCGGGTCGTCGTACAGCGACGCCCGCACCGCGGGCAGACCACCCTCGACCGACGTGTAGCGCTGGTTGTCGACATTGCGCAGGCACCGGATGGCCTCGAACGCCTCGGCCTTGTGCTGGGTGTTCTTGCCGACGGCCAGATTCAGACCACCCAGGGTTACCCGGGCCGGCTCACCGTCGCGCACCCCCGGGAACGGCGCGAAACCGAAGACCTTCTTGCTGGCCTCGTAGGCTATGTCGAACTGTTCGTCGGTCGGCGAGAAGCTGCCGGACTCGTTGATCGCGCCGGCCAGGGCGGGGTCCTCGTTGAGCGGCAGGAACGCGACGCCGCCCTTGACGGCGTTCTCCAGCATGGACGGCAGCACGAACGGCCAGTTCACCTCGAGCGCGGCTTTGCCCTGCTCCAGCGCCAGGCGTGCGGTGCCCTCATCGGTCTGGGTGATCGACGGGTCCGCACCCGGCGCGGTGGCAACGTCTTTGATGATCTGCAGCGCCTTGACGGTGGCCGCCCGGTGCTCGGGGGTGTCGGTCAGCGTGACGGTCTTGCCGTCATCGGAGAGCACCTGGCCCCCGGCACTTTCCAGCAGCGTGTTGAACCACACGACCAGACCCTCGTACTGCTTGCCCTGCACGGCGATCCAGCTGGGGCCGCCCGCGGCGTACTGACGCTTCGCCTCAGCCACCATGGCATCCCAGTTCGAGGGCGGTGCGGACATCAAATCTGCTCGGTACCAGAGCAATTGAGTATTGGTGGTGATCGGCGCCGCATACAGTTTGTCCTGCCACTTGGCAGTCTCCAGCGGGCCGGGCAACGTGTTGGCGGTGGCATCGGATTCGGCCTGGCCCGCGGGATCGTCGGACAACGGCAACGCCCAACCGGCTTCGGCGAATTCGGCCGTCCACACCACGTCGAGGGCCATCACGTCCAGCGATTTGTCGTTACCGGTGAGCCGGCGAGCCAGCTGCAGACGTTGATCATCGGCGCCCTTGGGCAACGAAACCTGCTTGATGGTGAACCTGCCGCCGAGCTGCTCGTTGCACTTCTGGGCCACCGCGGTGAACGTTGCCATCTCGTTGGCCGGTGTGTAGTAGCTGATGACGATGCCGTCCTCGGCCTCGCCGCACGCCGTGACCACCGAACCGACCGTCAGCGCGGCCATCACCCCGGCGCAGAGTCGTCGCTTCAGCACTTCCGGCCTCCGTCTGCGTTGATGGCACCGCCGGAGCGGCTCCGGGCGAGAACATCCCGCGGGGCAAACCTAGGGCTACAAGCGCGTAATATGCAACCGTTCCCTGGGCGCGTCGCCCATCAGATCGTCAAGCGCGCCAGCAGATCCCGCCCCTGCTCCGCGCTCTGCGGGTCACACAGCACGTCATAGCGGCCCGCGACGAGTTGCATCGTCGAGCTGAAATCTCTTGTGCCGCGGGCCATCGCATACGGAATGGCCGAGGTGATGAGACCGAAGAACACACCGGCGATCAGCCCGGTGGCCAATGCACCCCACGGGCTCGGACTGAAGAACCCGAGAATCAGACCGATGAACAGACCCAGCCAGGCGCCCGAGAGCACGCCCCCGCCGAGCACCTTGGGCCATGAGAGTCGGCCGGTCACCCGCTCGACCTGCATCAGGTCGACACCCACGATGGTCACCTGCTGCACCGGAAACTGTTGATCGGAGAGGTAATCCACCGCGCGCTGCGCCTCGGCGTAGGTCGGGTAGGCCCCGATCGGCCACCCTTTGGGTGGGGTCGGCAATGCCGACGGGCCACGCACACCCGGTCTGCCGACGGGGTCCTTGCCGGGCTGGAGGGGACCGGTCATAGCTACTCGTTCTCCTTCGTTCGCGTCAGCGCTGCACGACCTGTGCAGACGGGCACGCAACCTGCGGGTTCGATGCCACAACCCTAGCCCCCGGCGGGCCCGCACGCGGCGCCGCCCCGCACTCGAATCACCCCGGGTACCAGCACGTACGCTAGGTTTGCAGGATGACCAATCCGGGTGAGAACGCAGGGTCAACCCCACCATCGGATGCACGTTCCGGCTCGGAACCGAATGCCGCCGACAGTGCTTCCGAGCCGGCCTCCGGCGGCTACGAGGCGCCGCCGATCGAGCAGGCGCCCGGTGAGCCGGCACCGCCGCCGAGCTACCCCGATTACTCCCCACCGCCTGCGTACGGCGGCTATGACGCCCCGCCGAGTTATTCGCAGCCCGACCCGCCCGCGGGCTATCCCCCGCCCGGATTCACCCCACCGGACTATTCGTCCACCGGCTATCCCCCGCCGCCTCCCGGCTACGGCGCACCCCAGGGCGCACCGCCGCCCTCGGGCTACCCGCCGGCACCGCCCTACGGTGCGTCCCCCTATGGCGGGCCGCCGCCGGGTTACCCGCCGGCACCCCCCTACGGCGCCGTGCCCGGCTACGGGGGTTACGGGCCTCCGCCGCAGCCCGGCACGAACTCCCTGGCCATCGGCTCGCTGATCGCCTCCCTTGCCGGAGTCCTTTGCGGGATCGGCTCGATCATCGGCATCGTGCTCGGCTTCGTCGCGCTCAACCAGATCAAGCAGAACCCCCAGGGCGGCCATGGCCTCGCGGTGGCGGGCATCGCGGTCGGCGCGCTGACGCTGGTGTTCAGCTTCATCATCGCCGTCGCGGTGCTGTGAGCGAGGGCCCTGCGCAGCCGCCTCCCGGCGACCCGAACGCACCCTGGGACTACCCGGCCGATCCGGGTCTGCCGCCACCGATCTACCCCGGACCGCACGCCGGATTCCCCGTCGCACCCGGCTACCCGCCGCCCGGCTACCCCGGCTACCCCGGCTACGACCCCTACCGGCCGGTGAAGCCGCTCGGCACCAACGGCAAGGCGGTCGGCGCGCTGATCGCTGCCCTGATCGGCCTGCTGTTCTGTGGTGTCCCGTCGGTCGCGGGCCTGGTGCTCGGCGTCATCGCCATGCGCGAGACCAAGCGCACCGGCCAGGACGGATACGGTCTGGCCCTGGCCGCGGCCATCATCGGCGGTCTGGTCACCGCCGGCCTGGTGCTGATGATCCTGCTGTGGATCGGCGTCGTCGCCAGCGGCTTCAGCCTGGTCTAGGCGGGCGGTCGATAGGGCGCACTGCAACGCGTCATCCCTGCCGCGCGTCCCTTACCCGCGACCACCAGCGCCATCTTGCGGCTGGCCTCGTCGATCATCTCGTCGCCGAGCATCACCGCTCCGCGCGCGCCGCCGGCCGCGGAGGTGTGCCACTCGTAGGCCTCCAGGATCAGTTCGGCGTGATCGTAATCAGCCTGCCGCGGGCTGAACAGTTCGTTGCCTGCGGTGATCTGGTCCGGGTGCAGCACCCACTTGCCGTCATAACCGAGCGCGGCCGACCGGCCCGCCACCCGCCGGAACCCGTCGACATCGCGCACCTTCACATAGGGCCCGTCGATCGCATTCAGGCCGCGTGCCCGGGCGGCCACCAGGATCCGCATCAACACATGATGGTGAGCGTCGCCGATGTCGTACCCCTCGGGTTGCCCGCCGACCTCCAGCGTGCGCATGTTGAGGCTGGCCGCCATGTCACCGGGGCCGAGCACCAATGCCTGCACCCGCGGCGCGGCGGCGATGGCGTCGATATTCGTCAGGCCCTGCGCATCTTCGATCTGCGCCTCGATCCCGATGCGGCCCAACGGCAGACCGTGGGTCTTCTCCAACTGGGTGAGCAGCATGTCCAGTGCATGCACGTGGGTGGAATCGGACACCTTGGGCAGCACGATGATGTCCAGTTGCGCCCCGGCGCCGGCCACCACCTCGATGACATCGGCATGGGTCCACGGTGTCGTCCAATCGTTGACACGCACCCCGCGCAGCGATCCGCCTGCCCAGCCCGGTCCGGCCAGTGCCGCGGCGACCCGGGTCCGGGCCTCGGCCTTCGCGTCGGTGGCCACCGCGTCCTCCAGGTCGAGGAACACCTGATCGGCGGCCAGCGTCTTGGCCTTCTCAATCATCTTGTCGCTGCTGCCCGGAACCGAAAGACACGTTCGACGGGGGCGATACACGTTGTCCACGCCCCTAGTCTCTACGCTTTGACCCATGGCGGCGGTTACCCGGGTATATGCGGCCCGCCTGGCGGGCATGGTCGTCCTCGGCCCGGACGGCGAGTCGATCGGGCGTGTCCGCGATGTGGTGGTCAGCATCAGCATCGTCCGCCAACAACCGCGAGTTCTCGGACTGGTCGTCGAACTGCTCACCCGCAGAAGGATTTTCGTTCCGATCCTGCGGGTGACCGCGATCGAACCCAGCGCCGTCACCCTGACCACCGGCAACGTGTCGCTGCGCCGGTTCTCGCAGCGCCCCGGTGAGGTGCTCGCCCTGGGGCAGGTGCTGGAGACGCGCGTGCGGGTCGACGACCCCGACCTCGACCAGCTAGCCGGTCTCGATGTGGTCGTGGTGGATCTCGGTATCGAGCAGACCCGCACCCGGGACTGGGTGGTCACCAAGGTGGCGGTCCGCCCGCAGCGCCGGCTGGGGCGCCGCAGCAATGTCTATCCCGTCGACTGGAAGCATGTGCACGGGCTGACGCCGTCCGGATTGGCCATGCCCGACCAGGGCGTCGCCCAGCTGCTCGAGCAGTTCCAGGGCCAGCGTCCGATCGAGGTCGCCGAAGCAATCCGGGAGCTGCCCGCCAAACGGCGCTTCGAAGTGGTCAACGCCCTCGATGACGAACGCCTCGCCGATGTGCTGCAGGAGCTGCCCGAGAACGAACAGGCTGCGGTGCTGCGTCAGCTCAAGACCGATCGCGCGGCCGATGTGCTGGAGGCGATGGATCCCGACGACGCCGCGGACCTGCTGGGGTCGATGGCGCCGGCCGACGCCGAACAATTCCTGCGCCGGATGGACCCGGAGGACTCCGAGGATGTGCGGCGCCTGCTCAGCCACTCCCCCAACACCGCCGGCGGCCTGATGACTTCCGAGCCGGTGGTGCTGGCACCGGACACCACGGTCGCCGAGGCGCTGGCCCGGGTCCGCGACCCCGACCTGACACCGGCACTGGCGTCGCTGGTGTTCGTGGTGCGGCCGCCGACCGCGACACCGACCGGGCGCTACCTGGGCTGTGTGCACCTGCAGCGGTTGCTGCGGGAGCCGCCGGCCGAGCTGGTCAGCGGCATCGTCGACAAGGATCTGCCGAGTCTGCGCCCCGAGGAGACTCTCGGCGCGCTGACCCGCTATTTCGCCGCCTACAACCTGGTCTGCGGGCCGGTGGTCGATGAGGAGAATCATCTGCTCGGCGCGGTGTCGGTCGACGATGTGCTCGACCACCTGTTGCCCGACGATTGGCGCGCACGTGAGGCCGAGCCACTGATCGTCACCACGGAGAAGTCGACGTGAGCGACCGGATCGACACCCCGCGCTCCTCGCGTAGGCGCTTCACCCCGCAGTTCGACGTCGAGGCCGCGGGCCGCTTCGGCGAGTCCTTCGCACGGTTCCTGGGCACCGGCCGCTACCTGGCGATCCAGACCGTGTTCGTCATCGTCTGGATCCTGCTGAACCTGTTCGCGCTCACCCTGCAGTGGGACCCGTACCCGTTCATCCTGCTGAACCTGGCCTTCTCGACTCAGGCCGCCTACGCCGCGCCGCTGATCCTGCTGGCGCAGAACCGCCAGGAGAACCGCGACCGGGTCTCGCTGGAAGAAGACCGCCGGCGCGCCGAGCAGACCAAGGCGGACACCGAATACCTGGCCCGCGAGCTGGCCGCGCTGCGGCTGGCGGTGGGCGAGATGGCCACGCGCGACTATCTGCGCCGCGAACTCGAGGAGCTGCGCGAGATGCTGGTCGAGCTGGTGCCACCCAAACCGAAGAAGAACAAGGGCAAACGCGCGGCCGAACCGGTCGCGCCGAGCGATCAGCCGGAAGCGGATTCCGAGCCGCCTGCGGGCGCATGAAAATCCTTGCCATCCATTGCCGCACCACGGAGACGAGCGACTGGGTATGGTGACCTGGTTCACAAACGGTCGGGTACCGCAAATCTAGGACGGTTGAGTGGTCAAAGGGGGAGCCTCCGCCCTCGCTGCAGCGCGGCACGGAGCACGGCGACTGATGCGCACGGTGGCTGAATCGGCGCCGAGCACCCGCGGGTTGCTGGGTATCGCCATCCTCACCCCACTGGTCCTGACCTTGGGCGTGGGCGCTTCGGCTCCCGTGCTGAAGCCCGTGCTGGAGACCACCGTGACCCCGCTCGCGGCCGTCGTCACCACCCCCGAAAGCGATTCCGGTGTCAGCGTGGTGGCCGCCATGAAGGCACCGCGCCCGTTCCAGACCGCGGGCACCGCGCTGTCCGCGCCGCCACCGGCCGCCGTGGTGAGTGCCCCCGGCAACCTTCGCATTCCGACGGTCGCCCTGAACGCCTACCGCAACGCCGAGCGGATGATGGCCACGGCGGCGCCGACCTGCGGGATGAGCTGGAACCTGCTCGCCGGCATCGGCCGTATCGAGTCCATGCACGCCAATGGTGGCGCCACCGATGTCAACGGCACCGCGGTCAAACCCATTCTCGGGCCCGCCCTGGACGGAACCCTGCCCGGCAACGAGATCATCGTGCAGAGCCGCAACAACGACCGGGTCACCTACGCCCGGGCGATGGGTCCGATGCAGTTCCTGCCGGGCACCTGGTCGCGGTACGCCTCCGACGGCAACGGTGACGGCAAGGCCGAAGTGCAGAACCTGTACGACGCGACGCTGGCCGCGGCCCGATACCTGTGCAGCGGTGGCCTGAACATGCGCGATCAGAGTCAGGTCATGACGTCGATCCTGCGCTACAACAACTCGGTTGCCTACGCGCGCAATGTGCTGGGCTGGGCCGCCGCGTACGCCACCGGCGTGGTGCCGGTGAACTTGCCGCCCATCACCGGACCGGTTCCCGCGCTGGGCATGGGCAACGTGCACCTGGACACCAATGCCGAGGGGCTCGGACCGGGGTTGCCGCTGAACGCGCTGGGGTTGCCGTCGACCGACCCGATGGCCGTCATGCCGTTCTTCGACCTGGGCCGCGCCGATGTGGCCGACCGCCTGCCGGTGCCGCCGGGGCCCGGCGAGCCCGCGGCCGTCCCGAACTGTGCGGTGTTCTGTCTCGGTGAGAACACGCCCGCGCCGGCGGCGCCGTTCAACCCGTTCGCACCGCCACCCCCGGCCGCCGCACCGTTCAACCCGTTCGCACCACCGCCCCCGGCCGCCGCACCGTTCAACCCGTTCGCAGCACCGCCCCTGGCCGCACCGCCGGCGCCGTTCAACCCCTTTGCCCCGCCTCCCCCCGCGGCTCCGGTCCCTCCCGCGGTGCCCGCCGCGCTCGGTCCGGCACCCGGGCCGGCACCCGGCCCCGCCGCGTAGTCGGCCCGGCGGACCGAAGGTCCGTCGGCGCGGCCTAGACTCGCGGGTGATGTCCTCGACACATACCGACCTGGAAGCCGCGGTTCGTGCTGCGCTGAGCAAGGTCGTCGATCCCGAACTGCGGCGCCCGATCACCGAAGTGGGCATGGTCAAAGGTGTCACCGTCGACGCCGACGCCGGCGTGCACGTCGAGATCTACCTGACCACCTCGGCCTGCCCGAAGAAGAACGAGATCACCGACAAGGTGACCGCCGCCGTCACCGACGTCCCGGGCACCGGTGCGGTCAAGGTCAGCCTGGACGTGATGAACGACGAGCAGCGCGCCGAGCTGCGCAAGCTGCTGCGCGGCGACTCGCGTGAGCCGGTGATCCCGTTCGCCCAGCCCAACTCGCTGACCCGCGTCTACGCGGTGGCCTCCGGCAAGGGCGGCGTCGGAAAGTCCAGTGTCACCGTCAATCTCGCGGCGGCGATGGCCGCCCGCGGTCTGTCGGTCGGCGTGCTCGATGCCGATATCTACGGCCACTCGGTGCCGCGGATGATGGGTGTGGTGGACCGGCCCACTCAGGTCGATTCGATGATCCTGCCGC
It includes:
- a CDS encoding DUF1003 domain-containing protein; amino-acid sequence: MSDRIDTPRSSRRRFTPQFDVEAAGRFGESFARFLGTGRYLAIQTVFVIVWILLNLFALTLQWDPYPFILLNLAFSTQAAYAAPLILLAQNRQENRDRVSLEEDRRRAEQTKADTEYLARELAALRLAVGEMATRDYLRRELEELREMLVELVPPKPKKNKGKRAAEPVAPSDQPEADSEPPAGA
- a CDS encoding carbohydrate ABC transporter permease — translated: MTTQTQGSDDTRAERRLAFWLISPAVFLMLAVTAYPIFYAVWLSLQRYNLAAPDDVEFIGLENYQTILTDRYWWTAFAVTLGITIVSVAIEFVLGMALALVMHRTIFGRGTVRTAILVPYGIVTVAASYSWYYAWTPGTGYLANLLPTGSAPLTEQLPSLAIVVLAEVWKTTPFMALLLLAGLALVPQDLLNAAQVDGAGAWKRLTKIIIPLIKPAILVALLFRTLDAFRIFDNIYVLTGGANDTGSVSILGYDNLFKAFNLGLGSAISVLIFLCVAVIAFIFIKIFGASAPGADEEGR
- a CDS encoding DUF4190 domain-containing protein: MSEGPAQPPPGDPNAPWDYPADPGLPPPIYPGPHAGFPVAPGYPPPGYPGYPGYDPYRPVKPLGTNGKAVGALIAALIGLLFCGVPSVAGLVLGVIAMRETKRTGQDGYGLALAAAIIGGLVTAGLVLMILLWIGVVASGFSLV
- a CDS encoding ABC transporter substrate-binding protein, with translation MLKRRLCAGVMAALTVGSVVTACGEAEDGIVISYYTPANEMATFTAVAQKCNEQLGGRFTIKQVSLPKGADDQRLQLARRLTGNDKSLDVMALDVVWTAEFAEAGWALPLSDDPAGQAESDATANTLPGPLETAKWQDKLYAAPITTNTQLLWYRADLMSAPPSNWDAMVAEAKRQYAAGGPSWIAVQGKQYEGLVVWFNTLLESAGGQVLSDDGKTVTLTDTPEHRAATVKALQIIKDVATAPGADPSITQTDEGTARLALEQGKAALEVNWPFVLPSMLENAVKGGVAFLPLNEDPALAGAINESGSFSPTDEQFDIAYEASKKVFGFAPFPGVRDGEPARVTLGGLNLAVGKNTQHKAEAFEAIRCLRNVDNQRYTSVEGGLPAVRASLYDDPAFQEKYPQYEIIRQQLTNAAVRPATPVYQAVSTRISAALAPITDIDPERTADELAEQVQKAIDGKGLIP
- a CDS encoding ABC transporter ATP-binding protein, with the translated sequence MAEIVLENVSKSYAGGAAAVKDLSLTIADGEFIILVGPSGCGKSTTLNMIAGLEDISSGDLRIGGERVNDKAPKDRDIAMVFQSYALYPHMTVRQNIAFPLTLAKLGKDEIARKVEETASILDLAELLDRKPGQLSGGQRQRVAMGRAIVRNPKAFLMDEPLSNLDAKLRVQMRTEIARLQDRLGTTTVYVTHDQTEAMTLGDRVVVMLAGVAQQIGTPEELYNTPTNLFVAGFIGSPGMNFFPATLTDGGIKLPFGDEVVLTDEAQRILGQHSKPTNAIAGLRPEHFDDAALVDSYTRIKGLTFEVDVDLVESLGADKYLHFRIEGSGAKSAQLAELAAESGAGENEFVARVSADSKVSAGKKAELAVDTSKLIIFDGDTGVNLSIPPAG
- a CDS encoding general stress protein, which produces MTGPLQPGKDPVGRPGVRGPSALPTPPKGWPIGAYPTYAEAQRAVDYLSDQQFPVQQVTIVGVDLMQVERVTGRLSWPKVLGGGVLSGAWLGLFIGLILGFFSPSPWGALATGLIAGVFFGLITSAIPYAMARGTRDFSSTMQLVAGRYDVLCDPQSAEQGRDLLARLTI
- a CDS encoding DUF4190 domain-containing protein, producing MTNPGENAGSTPPSDARSGSEPNAADSASEPASGGYEAPPIEQAPGEPAPPPSYPDYSPPPAYGGYDAPPSYSQPDPPAGYPPPGFTPPDYSSTGYPPPPPGYGAPQGAPPPSGYPPAPPYGASPYGGPPPGYPPAPPYGAVPGYGGYGPPPQPGTNSLAIGSLIASLAGVLCGIGSIIGIVLGFVALNQIKQNPQGGHGLAVAGIAVGALTLVFSFIIAVAVL
- a CDS encoding magnesium transporter MgtE N-terminal domain-containing protein, producing the protein MAAVTRVYAARLAGMVVLGPDGESIGRVRDVVVSISIVRQQPRVLGLVVELLTRRRIFVPILRVTAIEPSAVTLTTGNVSLRRFSQRPGEVLALGQVLETRVRVDDPDLDQLAGLDVVVVDLGIEQTRTRDWVVTKVAVRPQRRLGRRSNVYPVDWKHVHGLTPSGLAMPDQGVAQLLEQFQGQRPIEVAEAIRELPAKRRFEVVNALDDERLADVLQELPENEQAAVLRQLKTDRAADVLEAMDPDDAADLLGSMAPADAEQFLRRMDPEDSEDVRRLLSHSPNTAGGLMTSEPVVLAPDTTVAEALARVRDPDLTPALASLVFVVRPPTATPTGRYLGCVHLQRLLREPPAELVSGIVDKDLPSLRPEETLGALTRYFAAYNLVCGPVVDEENHLLGAVSVDDVLDHLLPDDWRAREAEPLIVTTEKST
- a CDS encoding carbohydrate ABC transporter permease, which codes for MGARRATGWAVINVIVVLYALFPVLWILSLSLKPTSTVKDGKLIPSEITFDNYKAIFEGNIFTSALVNSIGIGLITTLIAVVIGGMAAYAIARLAFPGKKVLVGVALLIAMFPQISLVTPIFNIERRLGLFDTWPGLIIPYITFALPLAIYTMSAFFKEIPWDLEKAAKMDGATPGQAFRKVIAPLAAPGIVTAGILVFIFAWNDLLLALSLTATERAITAPVAIANFTGSSQFEEPTGSIAAGAMVITVPIIIFVLIFQRRIVAGLTSGAVKG
- a CDS encoding CoA ester lyase — protein: MDNVYRPRRTCLSVPGSSDKMIEKAKTLAADQVFLDLEDAVATDAKAEARTRVAAALAGPGWAGGSLRGVRVNDWTTPWTHADVIEVVAGAGAQLDIIVLPKVSDSTHVHALDMLLTQLEKTHGLPLGRIGIEAQIEDAQGLTNIDAIAAAPRVQALVLGPGDMAASLNMRTLEVGGQPEGYDIGDAHHHVLMRILVAARARGLNAIDGPYVKVRDVDGFRRVAGRSAALGYDGKWVLHPDQITAGNELFSPRQADYDHAELILEAYEWHTSAAGGARGAVMLGDEMIDEASRKMALVVAGKGRAAGMTRCSAPYRPPA
- a CDS encoding lytic murein transglycosylase — encoded protein: MRTVAESAPSTRGLLGIAILTPLVLTLGVGASAPVLKPVLETTVTPLAAVVTTPESDSGVSVVAAMKAPRPFQTAGTALSAPPPAAVVSAPGNLRIPTVALNAYRNAERMMATAAPTCGMSWNLLAGIGRIESMHANGGATDVNGTAVKPILGPALDGTLPGNEIIVQSRNNDRVTYARAMGPMQFLPGTWSRYASDGNGDGKAEVQNLYDATLAAARYLCSGGLNMRDQSQVMTSILRYNNSVAYARNVLGWAAAYATGVVPVNLPPITGPVPALGMGNVHLDTNAEGLGPGLPLNALGLPSTDPMAVMPFFDLGRADVADRLPVPPGPGEPAAVPNCAVFCLGENTPAPAAPFNPFAPPPPAAAPFNPFAPPPPAAAPFNPFAAPPLAAPPAPFNPFAPPPPAAPVPPAVPAALGPAPGPAPGPAA